The following proteins are encoded in a genomic region of Candidatus Eisenbacteria bacterium:
- the pilM gene encoding pilus assembly protein PilM has protein sequence MISAIGRSLGVTGSVRTGIDLGTSGIKLVRGSGSPRLEQVTHLGVQDWVGGGSAPDVEAAAAALQQLLGRLGLGRGQLGHLAVAIGGQEASLREVVLPPLTDAELRQTLPYAARQHLDLEGMTSPVLDAQILGPAPPNQPGGPAQTRALLVAAPALQRDFPVRVLARVGLVPEVVDLEPLAGLNALLGCAKMKPGNDDAVALLDLGARRAALHVSGSSGGLLSRVVGEGVGPRREPAEVRTFAAELASQVKETLVFYRGRFRREVGGVYLSGGGASLPGLADLLARGLGECPVSILDPLAGLTRAAGVMENGEGISARFATACGLCRWWDGQLV, from the coding sequence ATGATCTCAGCGATCGGCAGGAGCCTGGGAGTCACCGGCTCCGTGCGCACCGGCATTGACCTGGGAACGTCCGGAATCAAGCTGGTGCGCGGTTCGGGCTCCCCGCGGCTGGAGCAGGTGACGCACCTGGGGGTGCAGGACTGGGTCGGGGGTGGCAGCGCGCCGGATGTCGAGGCGGCCGCCGCCGCGCTCCAGCAGCTGCTCGGTCGCCTGGGGCTGGGCCGTGGGCAGCTGGGCCACCTGGCGGTCGCCATCGGCGGCCAGGAGGCCAGCCTGCGCGAAGTGGTGCTGCCGCCGCTCACGGACGCGGAGCTGCGCCAGACGCTGCCCTACGCCGCGCGGCAACATCTGGACCTGGAAGGCATGACCTCGCCGGTGTTGGACGCCCAGATCCTCGGCCCCGCGCCGCCGAACCAGCCGGGCGGCCCGGCGCAGACGCGCGCGCTGCTGGTGGCTGCCCCCGCGCTGCAGCGGGACTTCCCGGTGCGGGTGCTGGCCCGGGTGGGCCTGGTGCCCGAGGTGGTGGACCTGGAGCCGCTGGCGGGGCTCAACGCCCTGCTGGGGTGCGCGAAGATGAAGCCGGGCAACGACGATGCGGTGGCGCTGCTGGACCTGGGGGCGCGGCGCGCGGCGCTGCACGTGAGCGGATCCTCCGGCGGGCTGCTGAGCCGGGTGGTGGGGGAGGGGGTCGGTCCGCGCCGCGAGCCGGCGGAAGTGCGGACCTTCGCGGCCGAACTGGCGAGCCAGGTGAAGGAGACCCTGGTCTTCTACCGGGGCCGGTTCCGCAGGGAAGTCGGCGGCGTGTACCTTTCCGGGGGCGGCGCGAGCCTGCCGGGCCTCGCGGATCTCCTGGCCAGGGGCCTGGGCGAGTGTCCAGTGAGCATCCTGGATCCGCTGGCCGGGCTGACGCGGGCCGCCGGGGTGATGGAGAACGGGGAGGGGATTTCCGCCCGGTTCGCGACGGCCTGCGGGCTGTGCCGCTGGTGGGACGGGCAGCTTGTATAG
- a CDS encoding pilus assembly PilX N-terminal domain-containing protein, whose amino-acid sequence MNEQPRLHRTGEAGYVMIAVMVFLVVLLISATAFFTMSTYETKSALYRQESSEAFFLADAAVERARAMFLEDRAWRDGWSGVAAGRGTYDLEVRDTLYLGMNGVVQLVATGHVLRANRRIEVIAEVPPTGLGLTIIQGTASIGGNMCLSGPIHVTTLPFDPSHLTCGGTYTSGFTIKPPYIFTDPAHFPNATYYYVRGWKTTNPYKARVYNRLGVDITPADSVCLNDVTTYNNATQTFTYKFDNDAKITKYFHDVTGVFKRAPGDSSVVVNFGEVPIANPPGVNGVSAVELDGGFAGNPIHATVINTRFLGVTDSLRLNPTYWTGALFTVKQVTMEPYGGVAVVAFDFSKSGGSLVQLGTSAWPAYLYVTHNVPTLTSNFNLVGALTVLGNWTSTGGPSITYDPGFLGNLPPYIEENWSHGVSGTLRVLRWRELAIP is encoded by the coding sequence ATGAACGAACAGCCCAGGCTCCACCGGACAGGCGAGGCAGGCTACGTCATGATCGCAGTCATGGTGTTCCTGGTGGTGTTGCTCATCTCGGCCACTGCCTTCTTCACCATGTCCACCTACGAGACCAAGTCCGCGCTCTACCGGCAGGAATCGTCGGAGGCCTTCTTCCTGGCCGACGCCGCCGTGGAGCGGGCCCGCGCGATGTTCCTCGAGGACCGCGCCTGGCGCGACGGCTGGAGCGGCGTGGCCGCGGGCCGGGGGACGTACGACCTGGAGGTCCGGGACACGCTGTACCTGGGCATGAACGGTGTGGTGCAGCTGGTGGCCACCGGGCACGTGCTCCGGGCGAACCGGCGGATCGAGGTCATTGCCGAGGTTCCGCCCACCGGGCTGGGGCTGACGATCATCCAGGGCACCGCCAGCATCGGCGGAAACATGTGCCTGAGTGGCCCGATCCACGTGACCACCCTTCCCTTCGACCCCAGCCACCTCACGTGCGGCGGTACGTATACCAGCGGGTTCACGATCAAGCCGCCCTACATCTTTACGGATCCGGCGCACTTCCCGAACGCGACGTACTACTACGTCCGGGGCTGGAAGACCACCAACCCCTACAAGGCGCGGGTCTACAACCGCCTGGGCGTGGACATCACCCCCGCAGATAGCGTCTGCCTCAACGACGTGACGACCTACAACAACGCGACCCAGACCTTCACGTACAAGTTCGACAACGACGCCAAGATCACCAAGTACTTCCACGACGTGACGGGGGTGTTCAAGCGCGCTCCCGGAGACAGCTCCGTCGTGGTCAACTTCGGCGAAGTGCCCATCGCCAATCCCCCGGGTGTCAACGGGGTCAGCGCGGTGGAGCTCGACGGCGGCTTTGCAGGAAACCCGATCCACGCCACCGTGATCAACACGCGCTTCCTCGGGGTGACCGACAGTCTGCGTCTGAACCCCACCTACTGGACCGGCGCGTTGTTCACGGTGAAGCAGGTGACCATGGAGCCCTACGGCGGCGTCGCGGTGGTGGCATTCGATTTCTCCAAGTCCGGCGGATCGCTCGTCCAGCTGGGAACCTCGGCCTGGCCGGCATACCTCTACGTGACCCACAACGTGCCCACGCTGACCTCGAACTTCAATCTCGTCGGCGCGCTCACGGTGCTGGGAAATTGGACCAGCACCGGCGGGCCCAGCATCACCTACGACCCGGGGTTCCTGGGGAACCTCCCGCCGTATATCGAGGAGAACTGGTCCCACGGAGTCTCCGGAACTCTGCGGGTGCTCCGCTGGCGGGAGCTGGCCATCCCATGA
- a CDS encoding prepilin-type N-terminal cleavage/methylation domain-containing protein: MLRFRRKPNQKGFTMIELMVVVVVIGILAAIAIPIYGKYIKNARVSEATGRIGEIITASKAYAQEHQDGSGVPQWPPTAGAGIATLEATELFTYTISAGGGTAATGAITFRATGTGKMTGVQVDVTVPNITSNGTAPVVTGL; encoded by the coding sequence ATGCTGAGATTCAGACGCAAGCCCAACCAGAAGGGCTTCACCATGATCGAGCTGATGGTCGTGGTGGTGGTCATCGGGATCCTGGCGGCCATCGCCATTCCCATCTACGGCAAGTACATCAAGAACGCCCGGGTGTCCGAGGCGACCGGACGCATCGGTGAGATCATCACCGCGTCCAAGGCCTACGCCCAGGAGCACCAGGACGGCAGCGGCGTTCCGCAGTGGCCGCCGACAGCGGGTGCCGGCATTGCCACGCTCGAGGCGACGGAACTGTTCACGTACACCATCTCGGCCGGGGGTGGCACCGCCGCCACGGGGGCCATCACCTTCCGGGCCACCGGCACCGGCAAGATGACCGGGGTCCAGGTGGACGTGACCGTGCCCAATATCACCAGCAACGGCACGGCCCCGGTCGTGACCGGGCTGTAG
- a CDS encoding type II secretion system F family protein: MGSFAYIARSTTGEEVSGFLPGSSADEVVDQLQRQGLAVLHVVEDRSHDRERAARGRPFAVPFMRPGTRDQALFNRQLATLLEAGIPLVRGLRGLAADCSNGMLARAIEDLATRIERGESLSEAMAAHPATFNTMYLSMVRAGERAGTLSEIVEQLAVYMEKVDGIQNKVRAAMSYPVFVLIFAVAVTLFLLLQIVPTFQKIYSDFGQQLPVYTAVVIGISNAIRQNALLSLGVVAGLVVLAVLGIRTRAGRLAFDGFLLRVPLFGPIVRKAVMSRFTRTFGILTRTGLPILESLDLVSGAAGNAVVGQAILDVKERVAAGRGITESFRATGTFPELVLQLMATGEETGNLDAMMLKSSDFYDREVEAAVHWLSSLIEPVMIILVGAMVGAIVIAMFLPIFSLGDAIMRGGYSH, from the coding sequence ATGGGAAGTTTCGCCTACATCGCCAGGAGCACCACCGGGGAGGAGGTCAGCGGCTTCCTGCCGGGCTCCAGCGCCGACGAGGTCGTGGACCAGCTCCAGCGGCAGGGCCTGGCGGTGCTGCACGTGGTGGAGGACCGCAGTCACGACCGCGAACGGGCGGCCCGCGGGCGCCCCTTCGCCGTCCCCTTCATGCGGCCCGGGACGCGCGACCAGGCGTTGTTCAACCGCCAGCTGGCCACGTTGCTGGAAGCGGGCATCCCGCTGGTGCGCGGCCTCCGGGGCCTGGCCGCGGACTGCTCGAACGGCATGCTGGCGCGCGCCATCGAGGACCTCGCCACGCGGATCGAGCGCGGCGAGAGCCTGTCAGAGGCGATGGCGGCCCACCCCGCCACGTTCAACACCATGTACCTCAGCATGGTGCGGGCTGGGGAGCGGGCCGGAACGCTATCCGAGATCGTGGAACAGCTGGCCGTGTACATGGAGAAGGTGGACGGGATCCAGAACAAGGTGCGGGCGGCGATGTCCTACCCGGTGTTCGTGCTGATCTTCGCCGTCGCGGTGACGCTGTTCCTGCTGCTGCAGATCGTGCCGACCTTCCAGAAGATCTACTCCGACTTCGGCCAGCAGCTGCCGGTGTACACCGCCGTGGTGATCGGGATCTCGAACGCCATTCGCCAGAACGCGCTGCTCTCCCTGGGCGTCGTGGCGGGGCTGGTGGTGCTGGCGGTCCTGGGGATCCGGACCCGCGCCGGGCGACTGGCCTTCGACGGGTTCCTGCTGCGGGTCCCGCTGTTCGGGCCCATCGTGCGCAAGGCGGTCATGAGCCGGTTCACCCGGACCTTCGGCATCCTGACGCGCACGGGCCTGCCGATCCTCGAGTCGCTGGACCTGGTGAGCGGCGCCGCGGGCAACGCGGTGGTGGGGCAGGCGATCCTGGACGTGAAGGAACGGGTGGCGGCGGGGCGGGGGATCACCGAGTCGTTCCGTGCCACGGGCACCTTTCCGGAGCTGGTGCTGCAGCTCATGGCCACGGGCGAGGAGACCGGCAACCTGGACGCGATGATGCTAAAGTCGTCGGACTTCTACGACCGGGAGGTGGAGGCCGCCGTGCACTGGCTCTCCTCACTGATCGAGCCGGTGATGATCATCCTGGTGGGGGCCATGGTGGGAGCGATCGTCATCGCCATGTTCCTGCCGATCTTCAGCCTCGGCGACGCCATCATGAGAGGCGGCTACAGCCACTGA
- a CDS encoding type II/IV secretion system protein, whose protein sequence is MCADTRELGSLLLGQGLISPSQLQEALTEQGATRERVGEILCRRGYVSAEDILGALSVQLGHRRFDPARDEVQHAALSLLPYEFARRHGIQPVRLDDGLLVVAMADPLDIEARDNLRRIAERSGRRLEILLATPEILERTREASYGLVESSRSVTELIDKVVDEAGGMQVAEEEADEAEAQRRAQEAGTISLVDQIIGRALQERATDIHIEPQEKGLLIRYRVDGILYEALSPPRAVYTGTVSRIKIMSNMDIAERRMAQDGRFTYRRNGHDVDVRVSAIPTIHGEKLVLRLLDKSGFNFSLRDLGFSQADFEAFERAIHHPYGMVLLSGPTGSGKTTTLYASLLELRHPGINITTIEDPAEYKIGGINQVQVNERKQVSFANALRSFLRQDPDVIMVGEIRDHDTADIAIRAALTGHMVFSTIHANDAPTTATRLVSMGAEPFMAASALTMVAAQRLVRRNCPHCLAEYRPADEVLFAAGEAGITAGASRPRLLKGAGCVACKGRGYLGRVAIVERMMLTPGLRQLVADNRPADEIRKLALQEGMVTLRQSGLQKAREGSTTIEEVLRVCLSDD, encoded by the coding sequence GTGTGCGCTGACACGAGGGAACTGGGCTCGCTGCTGCTTGGCCAGGGCCTGATCTCACCATCGCAACTCCAGGAGGCGCTCACCGAACAGGGGGCCACCCGGGAGCGCGTCGGGGAGATCCTGTGCCGTCGCGGCTACGTGTCCGCCGAGGACATCCTCGGGGCGCTCTCGGTGCAACTCGGTCACCGGCGCTTCGATCCCGCACGGGACGAGGTGCAGCACGCGGCCCTGTCGCTGCTGCCCTACGAGTTCGCGCGCCGGCACGGCATCCAGCCGGTCCGGCTGGACGACGGCCTGCTGGTGGTCGCGATGGCCGACCCGCTGGACATCGAGGCGCGGGACAACCTGCGGCGGATCGCGGAGCGCTCCGGTCGCCGGCTCGAGATCCTGCTGGCCACCCCGGAAATCCTGGAGCGCACCCGCGAGGCCAGCTACGGCCTGGTCGAGAGCAGCCGCAGCGTCACCGAGCTGATTGACAAGGTGGTGGACGAGGCCGGCGGCATGCAGGTGGCGGAGGAGGAGGCGGACGAGGCCGAGGCGCAGCGGCGCGCGCAGGAGGCCGGCACCATCAGCCTGGTGGACCAGATCATCGGGCGGGCGTTGCAGGAACGGGCCACGGACATTCACATCGAGCCCCAGGAAAAGGGGCTGCTCATCCGCTACCGCGTGGACGGGATCCTGTACGAGGCCCTGTCCCCGCCGCGCGCGGTGTACACGGGCACGGTGAGCCGCATCAAGATCATGTCGAACATGGACATCGCCGAGCGGCGCATGGCCCAGGACGGGCGCTTCACCTATCGCCGCAACGGCCACGACGTGGACGTGCGCGTCTCGGCCATCCCCACGATTCACGGGGAGAAGCTGGTGCTGCGGCTGCTCGACAAGTCGGGCTTCAACTTCTCGCTGCGGGACCTGGGTTTCTCCCAGGCCGACTTCGAGGCGTTCGAGCGGGCGATCCACCATCCGTACGGCATGGTCCTGCTGTCCGGGCCGACGGGTTCCGGCAAGACGACCACGCTCTACGCCAGCCTGCTGGAGCTGCGCCACCCGGGCATCAACATCACCACCATCGAGGATCCGGCCGAGTACAAGATCGGCGGGATCAACCAGGTGCAGGTCAACGAGCGCAAGCAGGTGTCCTTCGCGAACGCGCTGCGCTCGTTCCTGCGGCAGGATCCGGACGTGATCATGGTCGGCGAGATCCGCGACCACGACACCGCCGACATCGCCATCCGCGCCGCACTGACCGGGCACATGGTGTTCAGCACCATTCACGCCAACGACGCGCCCACCACGGCCACGCGGCTGGTGTCCATGGGCGCGGAGCCGTTCATGGCGGCCAGCGCGCTGACCATGGTGGCGGCGCAGCGGCTGGTGCGGCGGAACTGCCCCCACTGCCTGGCCGAGTACCGGCCCGCCGACGAGGTGCTGTTCGCCGCGGGGGAAGCTGGCATCACCGCCGGCGCGTCCCGTCCGCGCCTGCTCAAAGGTGCCGGTTGCGTGGCGTGCAAGGGGCGCGGCTACCTTGGGCGGGTGGCGATCGTGGAGCGGATGATGCTCACGCCCGGGCTGCGCCAGCTGGTCGCGGACAACCGCCCGGCCGACGAGATCCGCAAGCTGGCGCTCCAGGAAGGCATGGTGACGCTGCGCCAGAGCGGGCTGCAGAAGGCCCGCGAGGGATCCACCACGATCGAGGAAGTCCTTCGCGTCTGCCTGAGTGACGACTAG